One genomic window of Daphnia pulex isolate KAP4 chromosome 10, ASM2113471v1 includes the following:
- the LOC124203614 gene encoding vitamin K epoxide reductase complex subunit 1-like — MVSASAVIVNKLRRLRSCFAFFCFAGIALSSYAFYVETKKEHDDSYVAMCDISESMSCSKVFSSKYGKGFGLLQYVLDENSPLIQPNPVYGATFYGLVLLLGLGNYLFLARVQMLLCIMANIGSVYLGYILYFVLEDICVVCVSTYFVNFVLLIVNLLRISKLKQLSLETGGPILQTGGFNKTKKRV; from the exons ATGGTGTCTGCTTCAGCCGTCATCGTTAATAAACTTCGTCGGCTCCGATCCTGTTTTGCCTTCTTCTGTTTTGCTGGAATAGCCCTGTCATCTTATGCGTTTTATGTCGAGACGAAAAAGGAACACGATGATTCCTACGTGGCCATGTGCGACATCAGCGAGTCCATGAGCTGCTCAAAAGTGTTCTCTTCCAA ATATGGCAAAGGATTTGGATTGCTTCAATATGTTCTCGATGAAAACTCACCTCTTATCCAACCCAATCCTGTTTATGGAGCTACCTTTTATGGACTTGTTTTACTATTAG GACTTGGAAACTATTTATTTCTGGCCAGGGTTCAGATGTTGCTGTGTATCATGGCCAACATTGGATCAGTTTATTTGGGCTACATCCTGTATTTTGTTCTTGAAGATATTTGTGTGGTCTGTGTCTCAACCTACTTTGTTAACTTTGTGTTGCTGATTGTGAACCTCCTTCGCAtatcaaaattgaaacaacTCAGCCTGGAAACAGGAGGGCCAATTCTCCAAACAGGAGGCTTCAACAAAACCAAGAAGAGagtttag